In Calothrix sp. PCC 7507, one DNA window encodes the following:
- a CDS encoding VCBS domain-containing protein, with protein sequence MTTFNEQTGTANPFDINIILVPYNATPTFADIDSDGDLDLFIGSKDGLVRYYKNTNNANYPILVEQVGTAFLDVGIDSKPSLADIDGDGDLDLIIGEKFGTLKYYKNIGTATNPIVSEQTGSDNPFNTIDVGFYSSPTFADLDGDGDLDLVIGGDSGTLKYYKNIGNNLNPVYSEQIGINNPLNGVNVGLFSTPTFGDIDGDGDLDLLVGKFNGTFSFYRNVGNLITPIFSEQTGTANPLNGIDVGTTSAPSFADIDGDRDLDIIVGTAFGTVRYFQNNTPSVSFTLAPPSNNPLNGVVLATDTTPILVDLDSDGDLDIVSGSSNGTLAYFKNTGNAINPSYALQDIANNPFRFIDVGNNSTPALVDLDGDGDLDLVIGEAYGAVRYYRNTGNITNPLYQEQTGTNNPFNTINLLYLSSPTFADIDADGDQDVLFGNRDGILRYYKNTGNALNPVYALATGINNPFLGLNTGNSESKPTFTDVDGDGDLDLVLGEKFGEIKYFENTGSATNPKYQQVTSNNHPFNAVDVGDSSSPTLGDINGDGELDLIVGAADGTFKYYQKNTPSTQFNFIQATATDNPFGSIGTNSSWTSPAIGDIDADGDLDVFLGLDRRYFKNLGNANNPVYDEQTSTSNPFSSISPSPTGNAFVDIDGDKDLDFVTGAIDGLVRLFENTGNPRNPVYLEQTGTNNPFNGIDVGDTSAPAFADLDSDGDQDLVLGSYSLGRVLYYKNVGSAINPQYLEQTGSNNPFNQFSIPGADLVPTFTDLDQDGDQDLVVGVTTFNNTNKLFYYENTGNAINPVYIERTGTSNPLNLIGGSFTGTKPDFADLDGDGDEDLILGLRDFDTPKYYYYNRFPTAANEAVSTNQSTIVVGNVLSNDRDLDKDTLTVSQVKYNNTTIPLEQLTTLGTGQIIVNPTGTFNFDPNGGYNYLAAGVILQENFTYTISDGNGGTATAIATIAITGVNDAASISGTTTGFAIEDAAPTNLTFTGTLTVNDVDTGENKFNTTVTSANGNLGNISITPTGTWTYSVANSAVQSLAAGVIKNETFTVTSFDGTASQNITVSLIGLNDLATISGTNTGSVTGNASLTNLTTSGVLTVSDIDTGDDKLSTTVTSANGNVGSLTISQPGTWTYNVANTAVQFLRAGETKTDTFTVRSFDGTAIQTVLITINGVSDLATISGTATGAVTEDATSPNLTTIGTLTVNDPDTGDNKFNTTVTGANGNLGSLAITEAGNWTYNVANSLVQSLGVGQTKTETFTVNSFDGSATQNITITVNGVNDVASVSGTAIGAVTEDAASPNLTATGILTVSDVDTGDNKFNTTVTSANGNLGSLTITEAGVWTYDVANSAVQSLGVGQTKTETFTVNSFDGSASQNITITVNGVNDAATISGTATGAVTEDASSPNLTTTGTLTVNDVDTGDNKFNTTVTSANGNLGSLNITQAGAWTYSVANSAVQSLGAGQTKTETFTVNSFDGTASQNITVTVNGVNDAANISGTTSGFVVEDTAPITLTTTGTLTVSDVDTGENRFNTNVISANGNFGSLSITQAGVWTYSVANSAVQFLELGQAKTETFTVTSLDGTASQNITINIVGVNDNSTISGTVTGGVTEDTTSPNLTTTGILTINNVNPGNNQFNTTVTSGSGNLGSLSITQAGVWTYSVANSAVQSLGAGQTKTETFNVSSLDGTASQNITITINGVNDAASIGGTVTSFVVEDAAPVNLTTTGTLTVSDVDTGESKFNTTVTSANGNLGSLNITEAGVWTYSVANSAVQSLGVGQTKAETFTVQSFDGTSQNITLNIVGLNDSSTISGTVTGAVTEDATSPNLTATGTLTVSDVDAGDNKFNTTVTSANGNLGSLGITQAGVWTYSVANSAVQSLGVGQTKTETFTVNSFDGSASQNITITVNGVNDAATISGTATGAVTEDTASPNLTTTGTLTVNDVDTGDNKFNTTVTSANGNLGSLSITQAGAWTYTVANSAVQSLGAGVTKTETFTVKSFDGSASQNINITVNGVNDAPVAAPDLLNATQGTILTIPVATLLSNDSDVDQGDVLSITGVNSGAGGTATFSNNNTPTNPADDFITFNPLNPGTGNFQYTLSDGKGGSSLGFVNLLIGTRQVGNNSNNTFTGNAGPDFLDGSGGNDTLVGNDGDDTLIGGTGNDSLSGGNGNDLLTGGAGVDTLTGGVGVDRFIFSALTDSQLGNVDRITDLVIGTDIIDGPNAISAANLARLGAVSALTANGISAVLTNTTFVANGAATFTFGTQTFLALNNATAGFQSANDALIEITGFTGSLTNLAII encoded by the coding sequence ATGACAACATTTAACGAACAAACCGGTACAGCCAACCCTTTTGATATTAATATCATTCTCGTACCGTATAATGCCACTCCCACGTTTGCTGACATTGATAGCGATGGCGACCTAGATTTATTTATTGGGTCAAAAGACGGTCTAGTCAGGTACTACAAAAATACAAACAATGCTAACTATCCCATCTTAGTGGAGCAAGTCGGTACAGCCTTCCTTGATGTAGGGATTGACAGTAAACCTAGCTTGGCTGACATTGATGGTGATGGCGACCTGGATTTAATTATTGGGGAAAAATTTGGCACGCTCAAGTACTACAAAAACATTGGTACAGCCACTAACCCCATCGTCAGCGAGCAAACTGGCAGCGACAACCCTTTTAACACTATTGATGTAGGATTTTACAGTAGCCCCACCTTTGCTGACCTTGATGGTGATGGTGACCTAGATTTAGTCATCGGGGGAGATAGCGGTACACTCAAATACTACAAAAACATCGGCAATAATCTAAATCCAGTTTATAGCGAACAAATCGGTATAAATAATCCCCTCAATGGCGTTAATGTAGGACTTTTCAGCACCCCCACTTTTGGTGATATTGATGGCGATGGCGATCTTGATCTGTTGGTAGGAAAATTTAATGGCACATTCAGTTTCTACCGCAACGTCGGTAATTTGATTACCCCCATCTTCAGCGAGCAAACCGGCACAGCTAACCCTTTAAATGGCATTGATGTGGGGACTACCTCCGCCCCTAGCTTTGCTGATATAGATGGCGATCGCGACCTGGATATCATTGTCGGGACAGCTTTCGGCACAGTACGGTATTTCCAGAATAATACGCCTTCGGTCAGCTTTACCTTAGCACCTCCTAGTAACAACCCCTTGAACGGCGTTGTCTTAGCAACTGACACTACCCCGATTTTAGTTGATTTAGATAGTGACGGTGACTTAGATATAGTCTCTGGCTCATCTAACGGTACACTGGCATACTTTAAAAATACAGGCAATGCCATTAACCCCAGTTACGCCCTGCAAGACATTGCAAACAATCCTTTCCGTTTCATTGATGTGGGAAATAACAGCACCCCAGCTTTAGTTGACTTAGATGGTGATGGCGACCTGGATTTAGTCATTGGGGAAGCTTACGGTGCTGTAAGATACTACAGAAATACAGGCAATATCACTAACCCCCTATACCAGGAGCAAACCGGCACCAATAACCCCTTTAATACCATTAACCTTTTATATCTCAGTAGCCCCACCTTTGCTGATATTGACGCTGATGGCGACCAGGATGTGCTGTTTGGCAACCGTGACGGTATATTGAGGTACTACAAGAACACAGGTAATGCTCTTAACCCAGTTTATGCTTTAGCAACTGGTATTAATAACCCATTTCTCGGATTGAACACGGGTAATAGTGAAAGCAAACCGACATTTACTGATGTTGATGGTGATGGCGACCTGGATTTAGTCCTTGGTGAAAAATTTGGTGAGATCAAATACTTTGAGAACACAGGTAGTGCTACTAACCCCAAATATCAACAGGTGACTAGCAACAATCACCCCTTTAATGCTGTTGATGTGGGAGATAGCAGTAGCCCCACCTTGGGCGATATTAATGGTGACGGTGAACTTGATCTAATAGTAGGAGCAGCTGACGGCACGTTTAAGTATTACCAGAAAAATACACCATCAACACAATTCAACTTTATCCAAGCTACAGCTACTGATAACCCCTTTGGGTCTATTGGTACTAATTCTAGCTGGACTTCTCCTGCCATAGGTGATATTGACGCTGATGGCGACCTTGATGTTTTCCTGGGATTGGATAGACGATACTTCAAGAACCTGGGTAATGCTAATAACCCAGTTTATGATGAACAAACCAGTACTAGTAACCCCTTCAGTAGTATTTCACCATCACCAACCGGGAACGCCTTTGTTGATATTGACGGTGATAAGGATTTAGATTTTGTGACTGGTGCAATAGACGGGCTGGTGAGGTTATTCGAGAATACGGGTAATCCCCGTAATCCAGTTTACCTGGAACAAACCGGTACGAACAATCCCTTCAATGGCATTGATGTAGGGGATACCTCTGCTCCCGCCTTTGCTGACTTGGATAGCGATGGCGATCAGGATCTTGTTTTGGGCAGCTATAGTCTTGGTCGAGTTTTGTACTACAAAAATGTAGGTAGTGCCATTAACCCCCAATATCTAGAGCAAACCGGCAGCAATAACCCCTTCAATCAGTTTTCCATCCCAGGTGCTGATCTAGTCCCAACCTTCACCGATCTGGATCAGGATGGCGACCAGGATTTAGTTGTCGGCGTAACAACATTTAATAATACCAACAAACTTTTCTATTACGAAAACACAGGTAATGCTATCAATCCTGTCTACATCGAACGCACTGGTACTAGTAACCCACTCAATCTCATTGGTGGTTCTTTTACAGGCACAAAACCCGACTTTGCTGATTTAGATGGTGATGGTGATGAGGATCTCATCCTTGGCTTAAGGGACTTTGACACACCTAAGTACTATTACTACAATCGCTTCCCCACAGCTGCTAATGAAGCTGTTAGCACCAATCAAAGCACTATTGTTGTGGGCAACGTCCTGAGTAACGATCGCGATCTTGATAAAGATACCCTCACCGTCAGCCAAGTCAAATACAATAACACCACCATTCCCCTAGAGCAACTTACCACCTTGGGAACGGGGCAAATAATTGTCAATCCCACTGGTACGTTTAACTTTGACCCGAACGGGGGCTATAACTATTTAGCCGCAGGAGTTATTCTCCAAGAGAATTTTACTTACACCATCAGCGATGGCAATGGTGGGACAGCAACAGCGATCGCAACTATTGCCATCACTGGGGTAAATGATGCCGCCAGCATCAGTGGAACTACCACTGGTTTTGCCATTGAAGATGCTGCACCGACTAACTTGACGTTTACGGGTACGCTGACTGTCAATGATGTTGATACCGGGGAAAACAAATTTAACACCACCGTCACCAGTGCCAACGGCAACCTGGGGAATATCAGCATTACCCCAACTGGAACCTGGACTTATAGTGTCGCTAATAGTGCGGTGCAATCTTTGGCAGCTGGAGTTATTAAAAACGAAACCTTTACTGTCACATCTTTTGATGGCACTGCTAGTCAAAACATTACCGTCAGCTTGATTGGGTTAAATGATTTAGCTACCATCAGTGGCACAAACACGGGTAGCGTCACTGGCAATGCTAGTTTAACTAATTTGACCACTTCTGGTGTGCTCACAGTCAGTGATATTGATACCGGGGATGACAAGTTAAGTACCACTGTCACCAGTGCCAACGGCAACGTCGGCAGCCTCACCATCTCTCAACCCGGAACATGGACATATAATGTTGCGAATACTGCGGTACAGTTTTTACGGGCGGGAGAAACTAAAACTGATACCTTTACTGTCAGATCCTTTGATGGTACTGCTATTCAAACCGTCTTGATTACTATTAATGGTGTCAGCGACTTAGCCACAATTAGCGGTACTGCTACTGGTGCAGTCACCGAAGATGCTACTTCACCTAATTTGACAACTATTGGGACACTGACAGTCAACGATCCTGATACTGGAGACAATAAGTTTAACACCACTGTCACCGGTGCCAATGGCAATCTCGGCAGTCTTGCCATCACTGAAGCAGGAAACTGGACTTACAATGTCGCCAATAGTTTAGTGCAATCCCTTGGTGTGGGTCAAACTAAAACGGAAACTTTTACTGTTAACTCCTTTGATGGTTCTGCAACTCAGAACATTACCATCACAGTTAATGGTGTCAACGATGTAGCTAGTGTCAGTGGCACGGCAATTGGTGCAGTCACAGAAGATGCCGCTTCGCCTAATCTGACAGCAACTGGCATCCTTACTGTCAGCGATGTGGATACTGGAGACAACAAATTTAACACCACTGTCACCAGTGCTAACGGCAACCTCGGCAGTCTCACCATCACTGAAGCTGGAGTCTGGACTTATGATGTCGCCAATAGTGCCGTCCAGTCCCTTGGTGTAGGGCAAACTAAAACGGAAACCTTCACCGTCAACTCCTTTGATGGTTCTGCTAGTCAGAACATTACCATCACAGTTAATGGTGTCAACGATGCTGCCACAATTAGCGGTACTGCTACTGGTGCCGTCACTGAAGATGCTAGCTCACCCAACCTGACAACAACCGGCACACTAACCGTCAACGATGTTGATACTGGGGACAACAAGTTTAACACTACAGTCACCAGTGCCAATGGCAACCTCGGCAGTCTCAACATCACCCAAGCTGGAGCCTGGACTTACAGCGTCGCCAACAGTGCGGTGCAGTCGTTGGGTGCGGGGCAAACCAAAACGGAAACCTTCACCGTCAACTCCTTTGATGGCACTGCTAGCCAGAACATCACCGTTACGGTTAATGGTGTTAATGATGCCGCTAACATCAGTGGCACAACCAGCGGTTTTGTCGTTGAAGATACTGCACCTATTACCTTAACTACCACTGGTACACTCACCGTCAGCGATGTTGATACTGGGGAAAACAGGTTTAACACCAATGTTATCAGTGCTAACGGCAACTTTGGCAGTCTCAGCATCACCCAAGCTGGAGTCTGGACTTATAGTGTTGCTAATAGTGCCGTCCAGTTCCTCGAGCTTGGGCAAGCCAAAACCGAAACCTTCACCGTCACTTCCTTAGACGGTACTGCTAGTCAGAACATTACCATCAATATTGTTGGGGTGAATGATAACTCCACCATTAGTGGCACAGTCACTGGTGGAGTTACCGAAGATACTACCTCACCGAACCTGACAACAACTGGCATACTAACTATTAATAATGTCAATCCTGGGAATAATCAGTTCAACACCACCGTTACCAGTGGTAGCGGCAACCTCGGTAGTCTCAGCATTACTCAAGCGGGAGTCTGGACTTATAGCGTTGCTAATAGTGCCGTCCAGTCCTTGGGTGCTGGACAAACCAAAACTGAAACCTTCAACGTCAGTTCTTTAGACGGCACTGCGAGTCAGAATATCACCATTACGATTAACGGTGTCAACGATGCAGCTAGCATCGGTGGCACAGTCACCAGTTTTGTGGTTGAGGATGCTGCACCTGTTAACTTAACTACCACTGGCACACTCACTGTTAGCGATGTTGATACTGGGGAAAGCAAGTTTAACACCACTGTTACTAGTGCCAATGGCAACCTAGGCAGTCTTAACATTACGGAAGCGGGAGTCTGGACTTATAGCGTCGCCAACAGTGCGGTGCAGTCTCTTGGTGTGGGGCAAACCAAAGCCGAAACCTTCACTGTCCAATCCTTCGATGGTACTTCTCAGAATATCACCCTCAACATTGTGGGGTTGAACGATTCGTCTACCATTAGCGGCACAGTAACAGGTGCAGTCACAGAAGATGCCACCTCACCCAACCTGACAGCTACTGGTACATTAACCGTCAGCGATGTTGATGCTGGCGACAACAAGTTTAATACCACCGTCACCAGTGCCAACGGCAACTTAGGCAGTCTCGGCATCACTCAAGCGGGAGTGTGGACTTATAGTGTCGCCAACAGTGCAGTGCAGTCCCTTGGTGTGGGGCAAACTAAAACTGAAACCTTCACCGTCAACTCCTTTGATGGTTCTGCTAGTCAGAACATTACCATCACAGTTAATGGTGTCAACGATGCTGCCACAATTAGCGGTACTGCTACTGGTGCCGTCACCGAAGATACTGCCTCACCCAATTTGACAACCACTGGGACACTAACCGTCAACGATGTTGATACTGGGGACAACAAGTTTAACACTACAGTCACCAGTGCCAATGGCAACCTCGGCAGTCTTAGCATCACCCAAGCTGGAGCCTGGACTTATACTGTTGCCAACAGTGCGGTGCAGTCGTTGGGTGCAGGTGTGACCAAAACCGAAACCTTCACTGTCAAATCCTTTGATGGTAGTGCTAGCCAGAACATCAATATCACGGTTAATGGCGTGAATGATGCTCCAGTAGCTGCACCCGACTTGTTAAATGCAACTCAGGGGACTATATTGACGATTCCTGTTGCTACTCTGTTGAGCAACGACAGCGATGTAGACCAAGGTGATGTTTTAAGCATTACCGGAGTTAACAGTGGAGCTGGAGGCACTGCCACTTTCAGCAATAACAACACGCCTACTAACCCTGCTGATGACTTCATCACCTTTAACCCCCTAAATCCTGGCACAGGTAACTTCCAGTACACCCTGAGTGATGGTAAGGGCGGTAGCAGCTTGGGCTTTGTCAACCTCTTGATTGGGACTCGGCAAGTAGGGAACAATAGCAACAACACCTTCACTGGCAATGCCGGGCCAGATTTCCTTGACGGTAGCGGCGGCAATGATACACTTGTGGGCAATGATGGAGATGATACGCTGATTGGTGGCACTGGTAACGACTCGCTGAGTGGTGGTAATGGCAATGACCTACTTACCGGAGGTGCAGGAGTTGATACCCTCACTGGTGGCGTGGGTGTTGACAGGTTTATCTTCTCTGCTTTGACTGACTCACAGTTGGGTAACGTAGATCGCATCACTGATTTAGTGATTGGTACTGATATCATTGATGGGCCGAACGCCATCAGCGCCGCCAACCTCGCCAGACTAGGGGCGGTGAGTGCCTTAACTGCAAACGGAATTAGTGCGGTACTGACTAATACTACCTTTGTTGCCAATGGCGCAGCTACCTTTACTTTTGGTACTCAGACTTTCCTCGCACTCAATAATGCTACAGCAGGCTTCCAATCTGCTAACGATGCGCTGATTGAGATTACTGGGTTTACTGGTAGTTTGACGAATTTGGCAATCATTTAA
- a CDS encoding TIGR03032 family protein, with protein sequence MENFLLPSDAISSPSLPKLEINCSPHLVTWLQEQFVSLAFTTYQTNRLFFIGCNEQGRVAAHERLFDKPMGMYASNNSIHVSTRYQIWRFENLLAAGESYQQSDCLYIPRTAYTTGDLNVHDVVLDDAENLIFVNTDFSCLATISNDYSFVPLWQPPFISKLAAEDRCHLNGLAMRDGKPRYVTACSSTDTAAGWRNHRVKGGVVIDVQSNDIIATGLSMPHSPRWYNGKLWLLNSGTGEFGYIESGKFVPLTFCPGFGRGLAFWGKYAVVGLSKLRSRPFSGLALETRLANEGKFPQCGLMIIDITNGEIVHWLQLSGVVEELFDVVVLPGVRQPQALGFQSEEIERLVTFPGSGGIVTTKPTAKRPSVGDMAPVAGLPRQLWEGTQDSGLSNASRLNGGNPRTALAPQHSALKYQRVYHLNPSSLADYEAFTFPSLRQRWQTQPQRGELLGTSATVAGEMVAFAVAEMLPEQTAELISLFVTPEYQQQGIATKLLQYLETALVAEGCSQIRVVYQPKESSAMALTPLLQRLGWQKLIAGTDGLERSLKLLTVSPPVDGNESARSQFEQGKQLAQQGELKAAVASFTKAIRLQPDYIAAYNQLGNALQGLGQIEGAIAAYQKLLTINPNVAQAHCNLGSIWQMQGKTQEAIAAYQRAIQLQPNFAVAYLNLGRLYANQQSWLEAKQCLQQAVRLQPESVAAYYNLGNVLGQIGQIEKAIACLHHALKHQPDFVDTWHSLGCLWMAQGDMDKAQTCFQQVVTLQPDYPQVHGNLGYVLQVQGQLTAALENYNHALELNPDATNIFYQREHLRLSLCDWEDYDQRLQTLQQRLQTHLQDDNAHPLLPLIIHSFPVPMDFHKAIARHWARRVAKSIQPYKHLCAFTPPPAPAPKLRLGYISADFRQHAVGTLIHQIFAYHDRSAFEIYAYSLVDASDEFTEKIQAGCDQFVDLSRLSTPAAAARIHRDGIHILIDLAGYTTFSRPEILALQPAPIQIQYLGYPGTMGAEFIQYILADSWLIPAELAPHYSEKLLELPHAFVASSITITDQPLTRADFGLPTDAFVFCCFNRSDKFDPEVFASWMRILQQVPNSVLWLIETTPDVSYTLRDMAQQQGIAPTRLVFTPRLPLAEYLAAYRLADLFLDTFVYNAGATGIHALFAGLPLITRPGKAFVARMGASICAAAGLDLLICDSSAAYEQKAVHLATHPDELAKIRLILRLHHDDLPLFQPQQWITHLETALWQIWGKTQKQ encoded by the coding sequence ATGGAAAATTTTTTGCTACCCAGTGATGCTATCTCTTCACCAAGCTTACCTAAACTAGAAATTAACTGTTCGCCACACTTAGTAACCTGGCTGCAAGAGCAGTTTGTTAGTCTCGCCTTCACTACCTATCAAACTAACCGCTTGTTTTTTATTGGTTGCAATGAGCAAGGGCGAGTAGCTGCTCATGAGCGATTGTTTGACAAACCAATGGGCATGTATGCATCAAACAACAGTATACATGTTAGCACACGTTATCAAATTTGGCGTTTTGAGAATTTGCTGGCAGCAGGGGAGAGTTATCAGCAAAGTGACTGCCTCTACATTCCCCGTACCGCCTACACCACTGGCGATCTGAATGTTCATGATGTGGTACTAGATGACGCAGAAAATCTCATATTTGTCAATACAGATTTTAGCTGCCTCGCTACTATCAGCAACGACTATAGTTTTGTACCCTTGTGGCAACCGCCGTTTATTTCCAAATTAGCCGCCGAAGACCGTTGTCACCTCAACGGGTTAGCAATGCGTGATGGTAAACCAAGATACGTCACAGCTTGTAGTAGCACTGACACCGCCGCAGGTTGGCGGAATCACCGAGTTAAAGGTGGGGTTGTGATTGATGTGCAAAGCAACGACATCATCGCCACAGGCTTATCAATGCCCCATTCGCCGCGTTGGTATAACGGTAAGCTGTGGCTACTCAATTCAGGTACGGGGGAATTTGGCTATATCGAGTCTGGGAAATTTGTTCCTCTTACCTTTTGTCCTGGGTTTGGGCGGGGGCTGGCATTTTGGGGCAAATATGCAGTGGTGGGTTTATCGAAACTGCGATCGCGTCCTTTTAGCGGGTTAGCCTTAGAAACGAGGCTGGCAAATGAGGGCAAGTTCCCCCAGTGCGGACTAATGATCATTGACATCACCAACGGTGAAATTGTGCATTGGCTGCAATTATCCGGTGTAGTGGAAGAACTATTTGATGTGGTGGTGTTACCGGGTGTGCGTCAGCCCCAGGCGTTGGGCTTCCAGTCAGAAGAGATTGAACGCTTAGTGACTTTTCCTGGCTCAGGCGGTATTGTGACTACCAAACCGACGGCGAAACGCCCCAGTGTTGGCGACATGGCTCCCGTCGCTGGATTGCCCAGGCAACTTTGGGAAGGCACTCAGGACTCAGGACTCAGCAACGCCAGTCGCCTCAACGGGGGGAACCCCCGCACAGCGCTGGCTCCTCAGCACTCAGCACTCAAATATCAGCGAGTCTATCACCTCAATCCCAGCAGTTTAGCTGATTACGAGGCTTTCACCTTTCCTAGTTTGCGACAACGCTGGCAAACTCAGCCCCAAAGAGGCGAATTGCTGGGCACATCAGCAACAGTGGCGGGGGAAATGGTGGCGTTTGCTGTTGCTGAAATGCTACCTGAGCAAACCGCAGAATTAATATCGCTATTTGTGACACCGGAATATCAGCAACAGGGCATTGCTACCAAACTGTTGCAGTATTTAGAAACAGCTTTGGTTGCAGAAGGTTGTTCTCAAATTAGGGTAGTTTACCAGCCGAAAGAGTCGAGCGCGATGGCCTTGACACCACTTTTACAACGCTTGGGCTGGCAAAAGCTGATCGCTGGGACAGATGGCTTAGAGCGATCGCTCAAATTGCTCACGGTGTCACCGCCAGTAGATGGCAATGAAAGCGCCCGTTCCCAATTTGAACAGGGGAAACAGTTGGCGCAGCAGGGCGAACTCAAAGCAGCAGTAGCTAGCTTTACGAAAGCAATTCGTCTACAACCAGACTATATAGCTGCTTACAACCAGTTGGGTAATGCCTTGCAGGGATTGGGGCAGATAGAGGGGGCGATCGCAGCCTATCAAAAACTGCTGACAATAAACCCCAACGTTGCCCAAGCACACTGTAATCTGGGGTCAATTTGGCAGATGCAGGGGAAGACACAGGAGGCGATCGCCGCTTACCAACGAGCTATTCAACTCCAGCCTAATTTTGCCGTAGCATACCTGAACTTAGGAAGATTGTACGCTAATCAACAATCCTGGCTAGAGGCGAAACAGTGTTTGCAACAAGCAGTGCGGTTACAACCAGAATCAGTTGCCGCTTATTATAACCTGGGTAATGTTTTGGGACAGATAGGACAGATCGAAAAAGCGATCGCCTGTCTGCATCATGCCCTAAAACACCAGCCCGATTTTGTGGACACTTGGCATAGTTTGGGCTGTCTGTGGATGGCGCAGGGCGACATGGACAAAGCGCAGACTTGTTTTCAACAGGTTGTCACTCTGCAACCAGATTATCCCCAAGTGCATGGCAACTTAGGCTATGTGTTGCAAGTGCAAGGACAATTAACAGCAGCTTTAGAAAACTACAATCATGCCCTGGAACTCAACCCCGATGCCACCAATATCTTCTACCAGCGCGAACATCTGCGGTTGAGCTTGTGCGACTGGGAAGACTACGACCAACGGCTGCAAACCTTGCAACAGCGACTTCAGACGCATCTGCAAGATGACAATGCCCACCCCTTGCTACCCCTGATAATTCATAGTTTCCCAGTGCCAATGGATTTCCACAAGGCTATTGCCCGACACTGGGCGCGTCGTGTGGCCAAATCCATCCAGCCATACAAACATCTCTGCGCCTTTACCCCACCGCCAGCACCAGCCCCTAAACTGCGCTTAGGCTATATCTCAGCAGACTTTCGCCAACACGCTGTCGGCACACTAATTCACCAAATATTTGCATATCACGATCGCTCTGCCTTTGAAATCTATGCCTATAGTTTGGTGGATGCCAGTGATGAATTTACGGAGAAAATTCAGGCGGGGTGTGATCAATTTGTCGATTTGTCGCGGTTGTCAACCCCAGCCGCCGCCGCACGCATTCATCGCGATGGTATCCATATATTGATTGATTTGGCTGGCTACACCACCTTTAGCCGTCCCGAAATTCTGGCATTGCAGCCAGCACCAATTCAGATCCAGTATCTCGGTTATCCCGGCACAATGGGAGCAGAATTTATCCAATATATTCTCGCAGATTCTTGGTTAATTCCTGCCGAGCTAGCGCCTCATTACAGCGAAAAATTGCTCGAACTACCCCACGCCTTCGTCGCCTCATCCATCACCATTACTGACCAACCCCTCACCCGTGCAGACTTTGGTTTACCCACCGATGCCTTTGTTTTCTGCTGCTTTAACCGCAGCGACAAATTTGACCCGGAAGTCTTTGCCAGTTGGATGCGGATTTTACAGCAAGTACCAAATTCAGTTTTGTGGCTGATTGAAACCACCCCAGATGTCAGCTACACCCTGCGCGACATGGCCCAACAACAAGGCATTGCCCCAACACGTTTGGTATTCACTCCCCGTTTACCCCTAGCAGAATACCTAGCGGCGTATCGCTTGGCAGATTTATTCCTAGACACCTTTGTTTACAACGCTGGTGCTACAGGAATTCATGCGCTCTTTGCAGGACTTCCCTTAATCACCCGCCCTGGTAAAGCCTTTGTTGCTCGAATGGGAGCCAGCATTTGTGCGGCGGCGGGTTTAGATTTGCTCATTTGCGACAGCAGTGCCGCCTATGAACAAAAGGCGGTGCATCTAGCCACCCACCCCGACGAATTAGCCAAAATTCGCCTGATTTTGCGATTACACCACGACGACTTGCCCCTGTTTCAACCCCAGCAGTGGATTACTCATCTAGAAACTGCCCTGTGGCAAATCTGGGGTAAGACACAAAAGCAGTAA